The following DNA comes from Brassica oleracea var. oleracea cultivar TO1000 chromosome C5, BOL, whole genome shotgun sequence.
GCATTAATAACTATTTATTGTGTGTTTTTTTTGTAACAGAACAATTCCATGCCGTTTAACAAATATGCATTTTTGACGACCCACAATTCATATGCCATTGAAGGAAAACCGCTTCATGTGGCGACCCAAGAAGATAGTATAACCGAACAACTCAATGTTAGTATTAATTCATTGACACATAATCAGTTCACTATGTTTCTTAATTTTTAGACTATAATGTAAATGTTCAGAGTGGTGTTCGAGCATTGATGTTGGATACATACGACTACGAAGGAGACGTATGGTTGTGCCATTCGTTTCACGAGCAATGCTTTGAATTCACTAAGTTTGTAAGTCTAATCTCACCAATTTTTTTAAAGATAAAAGACTCTCAACATGTCTTCGGTAAAATAATTTGTTTTGTTATATCACATTTTAGAATCGGGCAATAGACACGTTCGAGGAGGTATTCGCCTTCTTGACAGCAAATCCATCAGAGATCGTGACAATATTTCTCGAGGATTACGTCAAATCGCCAAACGCGTTAACCAAAGTTTTTACCGACTCTGGTTTGAAGAAATTCTGGTTTCCGGTTGAAGACATGCCTAAGGGTGGCCAAGATTGGCCATTGGTTAAGGATATGGTTGCAAATAACCACCGGCTAGTCGTCTTCACTTCAGATAAATCCAAGCAAGAAACCGAAGGAATAGCTTACCAGTGGAACTACGTACTTGAAAACCAATGTGAGTGTGAGAGATACCAAAATTCCGGATCGTTGGTCGAGAAAATAACCGAATAATCTCAATTTTTTCAGATGGGGACGATGGAGTTAAGCCTTCGGAATGTAGCAATAGGGGAGAATCTGCACAGCTAACCGATAAAACCAAAGCTTTGGTTTTGATAAATCATTTCAGTACAATTCCGGTTAAGCTCATGAGTTGTGAGGAGAACTCTCAACATCTCATCGATACGATTAAGACATGTTACGTAGCCGCTGGGGACCGATGGGCGAATTTTGTCGCTGTCGACTTTTACAAGGTAAGGGTTACGAATATATGGTTTTAGAAAGAAAATAAAATTGGGTAATGATTTTTTTGTTTTCTTTCTTGGTTTGAATATAGAGGAGTAGTGGAGGAGGAACATTTCAAGCAGTGGATAAACTAAATGGAGAGCTTCTGTGTGGACGTGATGATGTTCATGATTGTCATCATTAACAAGCATGGCCTTTTACAAAAATGTTATGAATCTTAAAACTTTCTCATTGGTCTTTTTT
Coding sequences within:
- the LOC106294126 gene encoding PI-PLC X domain-containing protein At5g67130 — encoded protein: MAFFRFFFAVTTLVLLHLASIAFASSHGSKQLGDQCSSDEECSVGLGCFKCGIDAARCVRSNITDQFSLVNNSMPFNKYAFLTTHNSYAIEGKPLHVATQEDSITEQLNSGVRALMLDTYDYEGDVWLCHSFHEQCFEFTKFNRAIDTFEEVFAFLTANPSEIVTIFLEDYVKSPNALTKVFTDSGLKKFWFPVEDMPKGGQDWPLVKDMVANNHRLVVFTSDKSKQETEGIAYQWNYVLENQYGDDGVKPSECSNRGESAQLTDKTKALVLINHFSTIPVKLMSCEENSQHLIDTIKTCYVAAGDRWANFVAVDFYKRSSGGGTFQAVDKLNGELLCGRDDVHDCHH